A window of Roseovarius sp. THAF27 contains these coding sequences:
- a CDS encoding SLC13 family permease has protein sequence MYDIIGANAPVIALVILALLFVAFTLEKYPPEVTATGAAALFIILGLVPTDEVMDVFSSSAPITIAAMFVVSGALVRTGVLDAIAGLVIGRARDRPILAIGIFIFATIAASAFINNTPVVLVLIPVVMRLAGSLDIAATRLLIPLSYAAVLGGTCTLIGTSTNLLVDGVAREAGLEPFSIFEIAPVGIAVAIVGGAAMLLLGRFLLPDRRSHTEEAETSETAFLSEVTVLAESPMIGMRLSEVAAFQRNSIRVTGLRRGSQILRRDLAEQVIARGDAVILLAPTSEILTFSETPGLRVGLRRSVELDPEADIRVAEAIVTPSRRSTGVRIADLALGRRAGMRVLGAFRAGHIAGADLSGVRLRPADKLLLEGTAEGFEELRKSGDVVSVSEPGGRAFRRKQAPVAILTLLGIVGLAAFDIMPIGILALVGVAAILVLRCIDSDEAWSSIDGSILVLIFAMLIVGAGLDHTGAVELLVAALAPWLDGLPPFLTLLAIYAVGSILTEVVTNNAVAVIFTPIVVALASQLGVDPRAFVVAVMFSASASFATPIGYQTNTLVYGAGNYRFTDFLKVGVPMNIIVGVTATLAISIFFPL, from the coding sequence ATGTACGACATTATCGGGGCCAACGCCCCTGTCATCGCGCTTGTCATCCTCGCGCTTCTCTTCGTCGCGTTCACCCTTGAAAAATACCCGCCAGAAGTGACCGCCACCGGGGCGGCCGCGCTCTTCATCATCTTGGGTCTCGTGCCCACCGACGAGGTGATGGACGTCTTTTCCAGCTCTGCTCCCATCACCATCGCCGCCATGTTCGTGGTGTCGGGCGCATTGGTCCGCACCGGCGTTCTGGACGCCATCGCCGGGCTTGTCATAGGCCGCGCCAGGGACCGGCCGATCCTGGCCATCGGCATCTTCATCTTCGCCACCATCGCCGCCTCGGCCTTCATCAACAACACGCCCGTGGTTCTGGTGCTGATCCCCGTGGTCATGCGCCTGGCCGGCAGCCTCGACATCGCCGCCACGCGCCTGCTTATTCCGCTTTCCTACGCCGCCGTTCTGGGCGGCACCTGCACGCTGATCGGCACCTCGACCAACCTGCTGGTCGACGGCGTCGCGCGCGAGGCCGGGCTGGAGCCCTTCTCGATCTTCGAAATCGCCCCTGTCGGCATTGCCGTCGCCATCGTCGGCGGCGCCGCGATGCTGCTCCTGGGGCGCTTCCTCCTGCCCGACCGGCGTTCGCACACCGAAGAGGCCGAAACATCCGAAACCGCCTTCCTGTCCGAGGTCACGGTCCTCGCGGAGTCCCCCATGATCGGGATGCGCCTGTCCGAGGTCGCCGCCTTCCAGCGCAACAGCATCCGCGTCACCGGCCTGCGCCGCGGCAGCCAGATCTTGCGGCGCGACCTGGCCGAACAGGTCATCGCCCGTGGCGATGCCGTCATCCTGCTCGCCCCCACCTCCGAGATCCTGACCTTCTCCGAAACGCCCGGCCTGCGCGTCGGCCTGCGCCGCTCGGTCGAGCTTGACCCCGAGGCCGATATCCGCGTCGCCGAGGCCATCGTCACCCCCTCGCGCCGCAGCACCGGCGTCCGCATCGCCGATCTTGCGCTGGGACGCCGGGCCGGGATGCGCGTTCTGGGCGCGTTCCGGGCCGGGCACATCGCCGGGGCCGACCTGTCCGGCGTGCGCCTGCGCCCCGCCGACAAGCTCCTGCTCGAAGGCACCGCCGAAGGCTTCGAGGAATTGCGCAAATCCGGCGATGTCGTCTCGGTCAGCGAACCCGGCGGTCGGGCCTTTCGCCGCAAGCAGGCTCCGGTCGCGATCCTGACGCTTCTGGGCATCGTCGGCCTTGCGGCCTTCGACATCATGCCCATCGGCATCCTCGCCCTTGTGGGCGTCGCCGCCATCCTCGTGCTGCGCTGCATCGACAGTGACGAGGCGTGGTCCTCCATCGACGGCTCCATCCTCGTGCTGATCTTCGCCATGCTGATCGTCGGCGCCGGGCTGGACCATACCGGCGCGGTGGAATTGCTGGTCGCCGCCCTTGCCCCGTGGCTGGACGGCCTGCCCCCGTTCCTGACCCTCCTGGCGATCTACGCGGTCGGCTCGATCCTGACCGAAGTCGTGACCAACAACGCCGTCGCCGTCATCTTCACGCCCATCGTCGTGGCGCTGGCCAGCCAGCTGGGCGTCGATCCCCGCGCCTTCGTCGTCGCGGTCATGTTCTCGGCCAGCGCCAGCTTCGCCACGCCCATCGGGTACCAGACCAACACGCTGGTCTATGGCGCGGGCAACTACCGCTTCACCGATTTTCTCAAGGTCGGCGTGCCGATGAACATCATCGTCGGCGTGACCGCGACACTGGCGATCAGCATCTTCTTTCCGCTCTGA
- a CDS encoding Hint domain-containing protein codes for MTKTFYGIDNEFAVATGSNVNDSPGQSSFDYPPNSSRDLIVTSNAGDSDPNLFELGETYDVQYSGPGGTHLLDDAVVIRSDPAPGDGGIIVFEGANGNGDPAQVVWSPDFDLETWYFDNFTNGQPPKFFASDQNTSYTHTVNCFAAGTLLETPSGPRPVEHLRPNDRVLTRNDGARRILWTGARTMPGDGPACPVRFVPGILGNTRPLRLSQQHRVAIRSWKAELLFGTPEVLVPAKALVGQPGITFAPCRSVTYVHLLLEDHQLVLAEGGAPCETILPGVMTEQWLIKDAAAIHRAAGTAPYRAALPILTYREARCVVGTRGVIRPPAAVLF; via the coding sequence ATGACAAAGACGTTTTACGGCATAGACAACGAATTCGCGGTCGCGACCGGGTCGAACGTCAATGACTCGCCCGGGCAATCGTCCTTCGACTATCCGCCCAACAGCTCACGGGACCTGATCGTCACCTCGAACGCGGGCGACAGCGACCCCAACCTGTTCGAACTGGGCGAAACTTACGATGTCCAGTATTCCGGCCCCGGCGGCACGCATCTGCTCGACGACGCGGTCGTGATCCGCAGCGACCCGGCCCCGGGCGATGGCGGCATCATCGTATTCGAAGGGGCGAATGGCAACGGCGACCCGGCTCAAGTCGTTTGGTCGCCTGATTTCGACCTCGAAACCTGGTATTTCGACAACTTCACAAACGGCCAGCCGCCCAAGTTCTTCGCGTCGGACCAGAACACCAGCTATACCCACACGGTCAATTGCTTCGCCGCCGGCACGTTGCTTGAAACCCCGTCCGGCCCCCGCCCTGTCGAGCATCTGCGCCCAAATGATCGGGTCCTGACTCGCAACGACGGGGCTCGGCGCATCCTCTGGACAGGCGCGCGCACCATGCCCGGCGACGGGCCCGCCTGTCCGGTCCGCTTCGTCCCCGGCATTCTTGGCAACACCCGCCCCCTGCGCCTGTCACAGCAGCATCGCGTCGCGATCCGCTCGTGGAAGGCCGAACTGCTCTTCGGCACGCCAGAGGTCCTTGTGCCCGCCAAGGCGCTGGTGGGCCAGCCCGGCATCACCTTCGCGCCCTGCCGCTCCGTGACTTATGTTCACCTTCTGCTGGAGGATCACCAGCTTGTCCTGGCCGAGGGCGGCGCGCCCTGCGAAACCATCCTGCCCGGCGTGATGACCGAGCAATGGCTGATCAAGGATGCCGCCGCAATCCATCGCGCCGCGGGCACCGCGCCCTATCGTGCGGCGCTGCCCATCCTGACCTACCGCGAGGCACGCTGCGTCGTGGGCACGCGCGGTGTCATCCGCCCGCCCGCCGCCGTGCTGTTCTGA
- the ald gene encoding alanine dehydrogenase: MKIGCPTEIKPQEFRVGMTPNAAGEAVAHGHEVIIQAGAGKGAGFEDADYVAAGAQIIDTAEEVFATADMIVKVKEPQAGERKMLREGQLLFTYLHLAPDPEQTKDLMASGCTAIAYETVTDERGGLPLLAPMSEVAGRLAPQVGAYTLQKANGGRGVLMGGVPGVGPAKVLVIGGGVVGTHAAKIAAGMGADVTVLDRSLPRLRYLDDVFGGTFNTGYSSQGLLAEHLTQADMVIGAVLIPGAEAPKLVRRAQFAEMKPGAVLVDVAIDQGGCFETSKATTHADPIYDVDGIMHYCVANMPGAVARTSTIALGNATMPFMLALADKGWKQACADDPHLLNGLNVHAGQLTYFAVGKALGIDVISPQMVVKG; encoded by the coding sequence ATGAAAATCGGATGCCCGACAGAGATCAAACCGCAGGAATTCCGCGTGGGGATGACCCCCAACGCCGCCGGAGAGGCCGTGGCCCATGGGCACGAGGTCATCATCCAGGCCGGCGCCGGGAAGGGCGCGGGGTTCGAGGATGCGGATTATGTCGCCGCCGGAGCCCAGATCATCGACACGGCGGAAGAGGTGTTCGCCACCGCCGACATGATCGTGAAGGTCAAGGAACCGCAGGCGGGCGAGCGCAAGATGCTGCGCGAGGGACAATTGCTGTTCACCTATCTGCACCTGGCGCCCGACCCCGAGCAAACGAAGGATCTGATGGCGAGCGGCTGTACCGCGATTGCCTATGAGACGGTGACGGACGAGCGCGGCGGGCTGCCTCTGCTGGCGCCGATGTCCGAGGTCGCGGGCCGGCTGGCGCCGCAGGTGGGGGCCTATACGCTGCAGAAGGCCAATGGCGGGCGCGGTGTGCTGATGGGCGGCGTGCCCGGCGTGGGCCCGGCCAAGGTGCTGGTGATCGGTGGTGGCGTCGTGGGGACGCATGCCGCCAAGATCGCCGCCGGCATGGGCGCGGACGTGACCGTGCTGGACCGTTCGCTGCCGCGTCTGCGCTATCTCGATGACGTATTCGGCGGGACGTTCAACACCGGGTATTCCTCGCAAGGTCTGCTGGCCGAGCATCTGACCCAGGCCGACATGGTGATCGGCGCGGTGCTGATCCCCGGGGCCGAGGCGCCCAAGCTGGTTCGCCGCGCGCAGTTCGCGGAGATGAAGCCGGGTGCGGTGCTGGTGGACGTGGCCATCGACCAGGGCGGATGTTTCGAGACCTCGAAGGCGACCACCCATGCCGACCCGATCTATGACGTGGACGGGATCATGCATTACTGCGTCGCCAACATGCCGGGCGCCGTGGCGCGGACCTCGACCATTGCGCTAGGCAACGCGACGATGCCGTTCATGCTGGCGCTGGCGGACAAGGGCTGGAAACAGGCCTGTGCCGACGATCCGCATCTGCTGAACGGCTTGAACGTCCATGCCGGACAGCTGACCTATTTCGCCGTCGGCAAGGCGCTGGGGATCGACGTGATCTCGCCGCAGATGGTGGTCAAGGGGTAG
- the mscL gene encoding large conductance mechanosensitive channel protein MscL encodes MLSEFKDFIARGNVMDMAVGIIIGAAFTAIVSSMVADLINPIIGLFTGGLDFTNNYVVLSGDVAEGASLDAAREAGAAVFAWGAFVMAVINFLIIAFVVFMLVRYVNKVKDAAFKKKEEAPEEAPGPNEIDLLIEIRDALKAR; translated from the coding sequence ATGCTTAGCGAATTCAAAGACTTCATTGCCCGCGGCAATGTCATGGACATGGCCGTCGGCATCATCATCGGCGCGGCCTTCACCGCCATCGTCTCGTCGATGGTGGCCGACCTGATCAACCCGATCATCGGTCTCTTCACCGGCGGGCTCGATTTCACCAACAACTATGTCGTCCTGTCCGGCGACGTGGCCGAGGGCGCCTCGCTCGACGCCGCGCGCGAGGCCGGCGCCGCCGTCTTCGCCTGGGGCGCCTTCGTCATGGCCGTGATCAACTTCCTGATCATCGCCTTCGTCGTGTTCATGCTGGTGCGCTACGTGAACAAGGTGAAAGACGCCGCCTTCAAGAAAAAGGAAGAAGCCCCCGAAGAGGCCCCCGGCCCCAACGAGATCGACTTGCTGATCGAGATCCGCGACGCCCTCAAGGCCCGCTAA
- a CDS encoding Lrp/AsnC family transcriptional regulator, producing MTLDTMDRRLLGVLQKRGRISNADLAEAVNLSPSACHRRVQRLETEGYIKGYVALLDPRRMGVPTTVFVEITLTTQADDVLDAFETAVARIPDVLECHLTAGTADYILKLVVEDTEDFARIHRQYLTRLPGVATMQSSFALRTVLQTTALPV from the coding sequence ATGACCCTCGACACGATGGATCGTCGCCTGCTTGGCGTGCTACAGAAACGCGGCCGCATCTCCAATGCCGACCTGGCCGAGGCGGTCAACCTGTCGCCGTCGGCCTGTCATCGCCGGGTGCAACGGCTGGAAACCGAAGGATACATCAAGGGCTATGTCGCCCTTTTGGATCCGCGCCGCATGGGCGTGCCCACCACCGTCTTTGTCGAGATCACGCTGACGACCCAGGCCGACGACGTGCTGGACGCGTTCGAGACAGCCGTCGCCCGCATCCCCGACGTGCTGGAATGCCACCTGACGGCGGGCACCGCCGACTACATCCTGAAGCTGGTGGTCGAGGACACCGAGGATTTCGCCCGCATCCACCGCCAGTACCTCACCCGCCTGCCCGGCGTGGCCACCATGCAATCCAGCTTTGCGCTGCGCACGGTGCTGCAAACCACGGCCCTGCCGGTTTGA
- the glmM gene encoding phosphoglucosamine mutase, with translation MAEKLFGTDGVRGEANTWPMTAELALRLGAAAGRHFRRDNQEHRVVIGKDTRLSGYMIEYALTAGFASTGMDVFLLGPVPTPAVGYLTHSLRADVGVMISASHNPASDNGIKLFGPDGFKLSDESEAGIEQLLQDGARPAKPENIGRAKRFEDARGRYVEYAKTTFPYRGRLEGLRIVVDCANGAAYKTAPAVLWELGADVIPMGIEPDGANINFECGSTHPDAAARKVLETRADLGICLDGDADRLVLIDETGHIADGDQIMALIATRWAAEGRLKGDALVATVMSNLGLERHLESRGIGLKRTKVGDRYVVEEMRASGHNLGGEQSGHIVMTDYATTGDGLIGALQFLASMVETGQKASELARVFTPIPQKLVNVRYQTGQTPLEADMVQQAIADGEKKLGSDGRLLIRKSGTEPLIRVMGESLDPALLDTVLDDVVGAVKQATV, from the coding sequence ATGGCTGAAAAACTGTTCGGAACGGACGGCGTCCGGGGCGAGGCCAACACATGGCCCATGACCGCCGAACTCGCGCTCCGGCTCGGCGCCGCCGCCGGGCGTCATTTCCGCCGCGACAACCAGGAACACCGTGTGGTGATCGGCAAGGACACGCGCCTGTCGGGCTACATGATCGAATATGCCCTGACCGCCGGCTTCGCCTCCACCGGGATGGACGTCTTCCTGCTGGGCCCCGTGCCCACCCCTGCCGTGGGATACCTGACGCACTCGCTGCGCGCCGACGTGGGCGTGATGATCTCGGCCAGCCACAACCCGGCCAGTGACAACGGCATCAAGCTTTTCGGCCCCGACGGCTTCAAGCTGTCGGACGAGTCCGAGGCCGGGATCGAGCAACTGCTGCAAGACGGCGCCCGCCCTGCCAAGCCGGAAAACATCGGCCGCGCCAAGCGGTTCGAGGACGCGCGCGGCCGTTACGTCGAGTACGCCAAGACGACCTTCCCCTATCGCGGCCGCCTCGAAGGGCTGCGCATCGTGGTCGACTGCGCCAATGGCGCGGCCTACAAGACCGCCCCCGCCGTCCTGTGGGAACTGGGCGCCGACGTGATCCCGATGGGGATCGAGCCAGACGGCGCCAACATCAACTTCGAGTGCGGATCCACCCACCCCGACGCCGCCGCGCGCAAGGTGCTGGAAACCCGCGCCGACCTGGGCATCTGCCTCGATGGCGATGCCGACCGCCTCGTGCTGATCGACGAGACCGGGCATATCGCCGACGGGGACCAGATCATGGCCCTCATCGCCACACGCTGGGCCGCCGAAGGCCGGCTGAAGGGCGATGCGCTGGTGGCGACCGTCATGTCCAACCTCGGGCTGGAACGGCATCTGGAATCGAGGGGCATCGGCCTCAAGCGCACCAAGGTCGGCGACCGTTACGTGGTCGAGGAAATGCGCGCCAGCGGCCACAACCTGGGCGGCGAGCAATCGGGCCATATCGTCATGACCGACTACGCCACCACCGGCGACGGCCTGATCGGCGCGCTGCAGTTCCTTGCCTCGATGGTGGAAACCGGCCAGAAGGCCAGCGAACTGGCGCGCGTCTTCACGCCGATCCCGCAAAAGCTGGTGAACGTCCGCTACCAGACCGGCCAGACCCCGCTCGAGGCCGACATGGTGCAACAGGCCATCGCCGACGGCGAGAAGAAGCTGGGCAGCGACGGCCGCCTGCTGATCCGCAAGTCCGGCACCGAGCCATTGATCCGCGTCATGGGCGAGTCTCTGGACCCCGCCCTTCTTGACACGGTACTGGACGATGTGGTGGGCGCGGTGAAACAGGCGACCGTCTGA
- a CDS encoding hydantoinase/oxoprolinase family protein, translated as MTDRQNGTIVGIDVGGTFTDLVQLDPASGRVRLAKVPTTVENQASGVMHALADAETEPAAIDLIVHGTTTTTNAVLERKLSRTGLITTQGFRDVLELGRRTRPQAYGMTGIFTPIIPRDLRIEVPERVDAAGDVVVPLDEDAVRAAAAHLLAEGCEAVVVHFLHAYANPGHELRAGEIIAEVWPNEHITLGHAILQESREYERGVTAAVNASVQPILDRYLKRLTDSLSEGGYDRDVLVMNGNGGMVSARLVAREAAKTVMSGPASGVMAAAYTGRQAGLVNLITYDMGGTSTDVALIRGTEPPVSHEIEIEYAMPIHVPMVDVRTVGAGGGSIAKVNAAGLLDVGPESAGADPGPICYGRGGTRPTISDANLILGRLDAARLARTGAVAAGDVAQAFARDLAEPLGLDVTEAALAVIRMANTKMAGAIRMVSLSLGADPRDFALFAFGGAGPLHACALARELGVPRVLVPARPGITNALGCVVADLRHDFVQTVNRPVHALDAGELAGVFAEQAAAGKAMLDRERVAMTGVRHVYSVDMQFVGQTHLLRVLLGRPDVTPEELQALFEDVYFARFKVRLPEIRAQVVNANCSVVGERAPLDLSALVDPVGRKATLEEAQTGARRVRFEDGWHETPVYWRDHLPLEFRLEGPGIVAQMDTTVLIEPGCVATGDAHGNILIAVGDVS; from the coding sequence ATGACAGACCGGCAGAATGGCACGATCGTGGGGATCGACGTGGGCGGGACGTTCACCGACCTTGTGCAGCTTGATCCGGCGAGCGGGCGGGTCAGGCTGGCGAAGGTGCCGACCACGGTGGAGAACCAGGCGTCGGGCGTTATGCATGCACTTGCGGACGCCGAGACGGAACCGGCGGCGATTGACCTGATCGTGCATGGCACCACGACGACGACGAATGCGGTGCTGGAACGCAAGCTGAGCCGGACCGGGCTGATCACGACGCAGGGCTTTCGGGACGTGCTGGAACTGGGGCGGCGGACACGGCCGCAAGCCTATGGCATGACCGGGATTTTCACGCCGATCATTCCGCGCGACCTGCGGATCGAGGTGCCGGAACGGGTGGATGCCGCCGGAGACGTGGTGGTGCCTCTGGACGAGGACGCGGTGCGCGCCGCCGCGGCGCATCTGCTGGCCGAGGGATGCGAGGCGGTGGTGGTGCATTTCCTGCACGCCTACGCCAACCCCGGACACGAACTGCGGGCTGGGGAGATCATCGCCGAGGTCTGGCCCAACGAGCACATCACCCTGGGCCATGCGATCTTGCAGGAAAGCCGGGAATACGAACGCGGCGTGACCGCGGCGGTGAATGCGAGCGTGCAGCCCATTCTGGACCGTTATTTGAAGCGTTTGACAGACAGCCTGTCGGAAGGTGGCTATGACCGCGACGTGCTGGTCATGAACGGCAATGGCGGCATGGTGTCGGCTCGGCTGGTGGCGCGGGAGGCGGCGAAGACGGTGATGTCGGGGCCGGCCTCGGGCGTGATGGCGGCGGCCTATACCGGGCGGCAGGCCGGGTTGGTGAACCTGATTACGTATGACATGGGCGGCACCTCGACCGACGTGGCGCTGATCCGGGGGACGGAGCCACCGGTGTCGCACGAGATCGAGATCGAATACGCCATGCCCATCCACGTGCCGATGGTGGACGTGCGCACGGTGGGGGCCGGGGGCGGATCCATTGCGAAGGTCAACGCGGCGGGGCTCTTGGATGTGGGACCGGAAAGCGCCGGGGCCGATCCGGGCCCGATCTGTTACGGGCGGGGCGGGACGCGGCCGACGATTTCGGACGCCAACCTGATCCTGGGGCGGCTGGACGCGGCCAGACTGGCCAGGACCGGCGCCGTGGCGGCAGGCGACGTGGCGCAGGCCTTTGCCCGGGACCTGGCCGAGCCGCTGGGGTTGGACGTGACCGAGGCGGCGCTGGCGGTGATCCGCATGGCGAATACCAAGATGGCGGGGGCCATTCGCATGGTGTCGCTGTCGCTGGGGGCCGATCCGCGGGATTTCGCACTCTTTGCCTTTGGCGGGGCGGGGCCGCTGCACGCCTGCGCGCTGGCGCGGGAACTGGGTGTGCCGCGCGTGCTGGTGCCCGCACGGCCCGGGATCACCAACGCGCTGGGCTGCGTGGTGGCGGACCTGCGGCATGATTTCGTGCAGACGGTGAACCGGCCCGTTCATGCGCTGGACGCGGGCGAGCTGGCCGGGGTGTTTGCCGAGCAGGCGGCGGCGGGCAAGGCGATGCTGGACCGCGAGCGCGTGGCGATGACCGGGGTGCGGCATGTCTACAGCGTGGACATGCAGTTTGTCGGGCAGACCCACCTGTTGCGCGTGCTGCTGGGGCGGCCGGACGTGACGCCGGAGGAGCTGCAGGCGCTGTTCGAGGATGTCTATTTCGCGCGCTTCAAGGTCAGGTTGCCCGAGATCCGGGCGCAGGTGGTCAATGCCAATTGCTCGGTCGTCGGGGAACGGGCGCCGCTGGACTTGTCGGCGCTGGTGGACCCAGTCGGACGCAAGGCGACGCTGGAGGAGGCGCAGACCGGGGCGCGTCGGGTGCGGTTCGAGGACGGCTGGCACGAGACGCCGGTCTACTGGCGCGATCACCTGCCGCTGGAGTTCCGGCTGGAAGGGCCGGGGATCGTGGCACAGATGGACACGACAGTGCTGATCGAGCCGGGTTGCGTGGCGACGGGGGATGCGCATGGCAACATCCTGATCGCGGTGGGAGACGTGTCATGA
- a CDS encoding hydantoinase B/oxoprolinase family protein — MTMDPITLSVIQAGLQQVCDEMDLAFSRAAFSPVIAEANDRSDGIYAAADGALIAQGAGGLPVFVGTMQYSTATLIEMIGEGRVGAPEPGDIYIVNDPYLGGTHLMDVRFARPFYRGERLYCWLSNTGHWPDTGGAVPGGFSASATAVEQEGLRLPPVKLFKRGQMDADIYSIICSNIRVADQRIGDVRAQAAALDLGAERLGALMDRYGDDVVEGAIAELRTRAAQQMRRFIREIPEGAYEAVAWIDSDGVVDAPLAIRLTVTRQEDRLVFDFTGSAPPCLGPMNSVRATTLSSVYLAMRHVFPDVPISAGAFEPLEVVGIEGTFLDAQYPRPVSGCAAEVSQRIAEAVFAALVQALPDRVTAAPAGTSGNFALGGHDPAKGRDFVMYQLSGGGYGGWADGDGLSNGCSTIGISKAPPVEIMELAFPVLYHRYALREGSGGAGRMRGGFGLEYELELRRGQAKASFVMDHGRFGPQGAMGGGDGAPNEVTVWQAGVPYTPVHLSKEQDIPLGPGDRVRVKTPGGGGYGDPMQRDPGLVAADVRLGRYSVEEAERLFGVVIEDGAVDDVATTQRRLG; from the coding sequence ATGACGATGGATCCGATCACCCTGTCGGTGATCCAGGCCGGGTTGCAGCAGGTCTGCGACGAGATGGACCTGGCGTTTTCACGGGCCGCGTTCTCGCCGGTGATCGCCGAGGCGAATGACCGTTCGGACGGGATATATGCCGCTGCCGATGGCGCGCTGATTGCGCAGGGGGCGGGCGGCCTGCCGGTGTTCGTCGGCACGATGCAGTATTCCACGGCGACCCTGATCGAGATGATCGGCGAGGGCCGCGTGGGCGCGCCGGAGCCGGGAGACATCTATATCGTCAACGATCCATATCTTGGCGGCACGCATCTGATGGACGTGCGGTTTGCGCGGCCGTTCTATCGGGGCGAGCGGCTGTACTGCTGGCTGTCGAATACCGGGCATTGGCCTGACACCGGGGGTGCGGTGCCTGGAGGCTTTTCCGCCAGTGCCACGGCGGTGGAGCAGGAGGGGCTGCGCCTGCCGCCGGTGAAGCTGTTCAAGCGGGGACAGATGGATGCGGATATCTATTCCATCATATGTTCCAACATCCGCGTGGCGGACCAGCGGATCGGGGATGTGCGGGCGCAGGCCGCGGCGCTGGACCTTGGGGCCGAGCGGCTTGGCGCGCTGATGGACCGCTATGGCGATGACGTGGTGGAGGGCGCGATTGCGGAGTTGCGGACCCGAGCGGCGCAGCAGATGCGGCGGTTCATTAGGGAAATACCGGAAGGCGCGTACGAGGCCGTTGCGTGGATCGACAGCGATGGGGTTGTCGATGCGCCTCTGGCAATAAGACTGACCGTCACGCGGCAAGAAGACCGGCTGGTATTCGATTTCACCGGGTCGGCGCCGCCGTGCCTGGGGCCGATGAACTCGGTCCGGGCGACGACGCTGAGCTCGGTCTACCTGGCGATGCGGCACGTCTTTCCCGACGTGCCGATCAGCGCGGGCGCGTTCGAGCCGCTGGAGGTGGTGGGCATCGAAGGCACGTTCCTGGATGCGCAGTATCCGCGCCCGGTGTCGGGGTGCGCGGCGGAGGTCAGCCAAAGGATCGCGGAGGCGGTGTTTGCCGCGCTGGTGCAGGCGTTGCCCGACCGGGTGACGGCGGCGCCGGCGGGAACCAGCGGGAACTTCGCGCTGGGCGGGCACGATCCGGCGAAGGGGCGCGATTTCGTGATGTACCAGCTCTCGGGCGGCGGCTATGGCGGCTGGGCGGACGGTGACGGGCTGAGCAACGGCTGTTCCACCATCGGCATTTCCAAGGCGCCGCCGGTGGAGATCATGGAGCTGGCCTTCCCGGTGCTTTACCACCGTTACGCACTTCGTGAAGGGTCGGGCGGGGCCGGGCGGATGCGCGGCGGGTTCGGTCTGGAGTACGAGCTGGAGTTGCGGCGCGGGCAGGCCAAGGCGAGCTTCGTGATGGATCACGGGCGGTTCGGGCCGCAGGGCGCGATGGGCGGCGGCGACGGCGCGCCCAACGAGGTGACGGTGTGGCAGGCGGGTGTGCCCTATACTCCTGTGCACCTGTCGAAGGAGCAGGACATTCCGCTTGGTCCCGGCGACCGGGTGCGCGTGAAAACGCCCGGGGGCGGCGGGTATGGCGACCCGATGCAGCGGGATCCGGGGCTTGTGGCCGCGGATGTACGGCTGGGCCGCTACTCGGTCGAGGAGGCGGAGCGGCTTTTTGGTGTGGTCATCGAGGACGGCGCCGTGGATGACGTGGCGACGACGCAGCGGCGGCTGGGGTGA